A region from the Canis aureus isolate CA01 chromosome 8, VMU_Caureus_v.1.0, whole genome shotgun sequence genome encodes:
- the ATXN2L gene encoding ataxin-2-like protein isoform X1, with protein MLKPQPPQQTSQPQQPPPTQQAVARRPPGGTSPPNGGLPGPLASASAPPGPPAAASPCLGPAAAAGSGLRRGAEGILAPQPPPPQQQHQERPGAAAIGSARGQSTGKGPPPSPVFEGVYNNSRMLHFLTAVVGSTCDVKVKNGTIYEGIFKTLSSKFELAVDAVHRKASEPAGGPRREDIVDTMVFKPSDVMLVHFRNVDFNYATKDKFTDSAIAMNSKVNGEHKEKVLQRWEGGDSNSDDYDLESDMSNGWDPNEMFKFNEENYGVKTTYDSSLSSYTVPLEKDNSEEFRQRELRAAQLAREIESSPQYRLRIAMENDDGRTEEEKHSAVQRQGSGRESPSLASREGKYIPLPQRVREGPRGGVRCSSSRGGRPGLSSLPPRGPHHLDSSSPGPGSETRGINGGPSRMSPKAQRPLRGGAKTLSSPSSRPSGEASVPPPPAAFPFLAVGRMYPPRSPKSAAPAPISASCPEPPVVGSAVPTSSASIPVTSSVVDPGVGSISPASPKISLAPTDVKELPAKEPGRTLESQELSRIAGKVPGLQNEQKRFQLEELRKFGAQFKLQSSSSPETSLDPFPPRILKEDAKGKEKEVDGLLTSEPVGSPVSSKTESVSDKEDKPPLPPAGGTEGPEQPPPPCPSQTGSPPVGLIKGDDKDEGPVAEQVKKSTLNPNAKEFNPTKPLLSVNKSTSTPTSPGPRTHSTPSIPVLTAGQSGLYSPQYISYIPQIHMGPAVQAPQMYPYPVSNSVPGQQGKYRGAKGSLPPQRSDQHQPASAPPMMQAAAAAGPPLVAATPYSSYIPYTPQQFPGQPAMMQPMAHYPSQPVFAPMLQSNPRMLTSGSHPQAIVSSSTPQYPSAEQPTPQALYATVHQSYPHHATQLHAHQPQPATTPTGSQPQSQHAAPSPVQHQAGQAPHLGSGQPQQNLYHPGALTGTPPSLPPGPSAQSPQSSFPQPAAVYAIHAHQQLPHGFTNMAHVTQAHVQTGITAAPPPHPGAPHPPQVMLLHPPQSHGGPPQGAVPQSGVPALSASTPSPYPYIGHPQGEQPGQAPGFPGGADDRILCRVGRSHSRRRQGLAPGSVLCFPPSSLSCDPAAPLPTASPALSDPDCLLT; from the exons GGGACAAAGCACAGGAAAGGGACCCCCACCGTCACCG GTGTTCGAGGGTGTCTACAACAATTCCAGAATGCTGCATTTTCTTACAGCTGTTGTG GGCTCCACTTGTGATGTAAAGGTGAAGAATGGTACCATATATGAAGGTATCTTCAAGACTCTGAGCTCAAAG TTTGAACTAGCAGTAGACGCTGTACACCGGAAAGCATCTGAGCCAGCAGGTGGCCCTCGTCGGGAAGACATTGTAGACACAATGGTGTTTAAGCCAAGCGATGTCATGCTTGTCCACTTCCGGAATGTTGACTTCAATTATGCTACTAAAG ACAAGTTCACTGATTCAGCTATTGCCATGAACTCAAAGGTGAATGGGGAGCACAAAGAGAAGGTGCTTCAGCGCTGGGAAGGGGGCGACAGCAACAGCGATGACTATGACCTCGAGTCTGACATG TCCAACGGATGGGACCCCAATGAAATGTTCAAGTTCAACGAGGAGAACTATGGTGTGAAGACCACCTATGATAGCAGTCTTTCTTCTTACAC GGTACCCTTGGAGAAGGACAACTCGGAAGAGTTTCGTCAGCGGGAGCTGCGTGCAGCCCAATTGGCTCGAGAGATTGAATCAAGCCCCCAGTACCGCCTGCGGATCGCCATGGAGAACGATGATGGACGCACTGAAGAGGAGAAGCATAGTGCAGTCCAGCGGCAGGGTTCAGGACGAGAGAGCCCCAGCCTGGCATCTAG GGAGGGAAAATATATCCCTCTACCCCAACGAGTTCGGGAAGGTCCTCGGGGAGGAGTTCGATGCAGTAGTTCCCGGGGTGGCCGGCCTGGCCTTAGCTCTCTGCCGCCTCGTGGCCCTCACCACCTTGACAGTAGCAGTCCTGGCCCAGGTTCTGAGACACGTGGTATCAATGGAG gcccTTCCCGCATGTCCCCTAAGGCACAGCGGCCTCTGAGAGGTGGTGCCAAGACTCTGTCTTCACCCAGCAGTAGGCCTTCTGGAGAAGCTTCTGTTCCACCTCCTCCTGCAG CTTTCCCTTTTCTTGCAGTGGGCCGGATGTACCCCCCGCGCTCTCCCAAGTCGGCTGCCCCTGCCCCAATCTCAGCTTCCTGTCCTGAGCCCCCCGTCGTCGGCTCAGCAGTACCGACCTCTTCAGCTTCCATCCCTGTGACGTCATCGGTTGTGGATCCTGGGGTAGGCTCCATTTCCCCAGCTTCTCCAAAGATCTCATTGGCCCCCACAGATG TAAAAGAACTTCCAGCCAAGGAACCTGGGAGAACTCTGGAGTCCCAGGAGCTGTCCCGGATAGCTGGGAAAG TCCCTGGCCTTCAGAATGAACAGAAACGCTTTCAACTGGAAGAGCTGAGAAAGTTTGGGGCCCAATTTAAG CTGCAGTCCAGTAGCTCCCCTGAGACCAGCCTGGATCCTTTTCCTCCCCGGATCTTAAAGGAGGATgccaaagggaaagagaaggaggttGATGGTCTGTTGACTTCAGAGCCAGTGGGGTCCCCGGTCTCCTCCAAGACGGAGTCTGTATCGGATAAAGAGGACAAGCCGCCCCTGCCACCAGCAGGAGGCACTGAGGGGCCAGAGCAGCCCCCGCCACCTTGCCCAAGCCAAACTGGCAGCCCCCCAGTGGGCCTCATCAAGGGAGACGACAAGGATGAGGGCCCGGTTGCTGA ACAAGTGAAGAAATCAACACTGAACCCCAACGCCAAGGAGTTCAATCCCACAAAGCCTCTGCTGTCTGTG AATAAATCAACCAGTACCCCAACTTCTCCGGGGCCCCGAACTCATTCAACTCCCTCTATCCCGGTGCTGACAGCAGGCCAGAGTGGGCTCTATAGCCCCCAGTACATTTCTTACATACCTCAGATCCATATGGGACCAGCTGTTCAG GCACCTCAGATGTATCCATATCCTGTATCCAACTCTGTGCCTGGACAGCAGGGCAAGTACCGGGGAGCAAAAG gctccctgcccccccagcGCTCGGACCAACACCAGCCAGCCTCAGCCCCTCCGATGATGCAGGCCGCCGCTGCTGCTGGCCCACCTCTGGTGGCTGCCACACCTTACTCTTCCTACATCCCTTACACCCCGCAGCAGTTCCCAGGCCAGCCTGCCATGATGCAGCCCATGGCCCACTACCCTTCGCAG CCGGTGTTTGCCCCCATGCTTCAAAGCAACCCACGCATGCTGACTTCGGGGAGCCATCCCCAGGCCATTGTGTCGTCCTCCACTCCTCAGTACCCTTCTGCAGAGCAGCCCACCCCCCAAGCCCTCTATG CCACTGTTCACCAGTCCTATCCACACCATGCCACGCAGCTCCATGCCCACCAGCCGCAGCCGGCCACCACGCCTACTGGGAGCCAGCCGCAGTCCCAGCATGCGGCCCCCAGTCCCGTCCAG CACCAGGCGGGGCAGGCCCCACACCTGGGCAGTGGACAGCCACAGCAGAATCTgtaccacccaggggccctgacaGGCACGCCGCCTTCTCTGCCACCGGGACCTTCTGCCCAGTCCCCTCAGAGCAGCTTCCCCCAACCAGCCGCTGTGTATGCCATCCATGCCCACCAGCAGCTGCCCCACGGCTTCACCAACATGGCCCATGTTACCCAG GCCCATGTCCAAACTGGAATCacagcagccccgccccctcaccctggggctccccacccgccccaggtgatgctgctgcacCCACCCCAGAGCCATGGGGGCCCCCCCCAAGGCGCGGTGCCCCAGAGTGGGGTGCCTGCACTCTCAGCTTCCACACCCTCACCCTATCCCTACATCGGACACCCCCAAGGTGAGCAGCCTGGCCAGGCGCCTGGATTTCCAGGAGGAGCCGATGACAGGATTC TATGTAGGGTGGGCAGAAGCCACAGTCGCCGCCGCCAGGGGCTTGCTCCTGGCTCTGTCCTTTGCTTCCCTCCGTCCTCGCTCAGTTGTGATccagcagcccccctccccactgcctccccAGCTCTCAGTGACCCCGACTGTCTCCTGACTTAG
- the ATXN2L gene encoding ataxin-2-like protein isoform X3, giving the protein MLKPQPPQQTSQPQQPPPTQQAVARRPPGGTSPPNGGLPGPLASASAPPGPPAAASPCLGPAAAAGSGLRRGAEGILAPQPPPPQQQHQERPGAAAIGSARGQSTGKGPPPSPVFEGVYNNSRMLHFLTAVVGSTCDVKVKNGTIYEGIFKTLSSKFELAVDAVHRKASEPAGGPRREDIVDTMVFKPSDVMLVHFRNVDFNYATKDKFTDSAIAMNSKVNGEHKEKVLQRWEGGDSNSDDYDLESDMSNGWDPNEMFKFNEENYGVKTTYDSSLSSYTVPLEKDNSEEFRQRELRAAQLAREIESSPQYRLRIAMENDDGRTEEEKHSAVQRQGSGRESPSLASREGKYIPLPQRVREGPRGGVRCSSSRGGRPGLSSLPPRGPHHLDSSSPGPGSETRGINGGPSRMSPKAQRPLRGGAKTLSSPSSRPSGEASVPPPPAAFPFLAVGRMYPPRSPKSAAPAPISASCPEPPVVGSAVPTSSASIPVTSSVVDPGVGSISPASPKISLAPTDVKELPAKEPGRTLESQELSRIAGKVPGLQNEQKRFQLEELRKFGAQFKLQSSSSPETSLDPFPPRILKEDAKGKEKEVDGLLTSEPVGSPVSSKTESVSDKEDKPPLPPAGGTEGPEQPPPPCPSQTGSPPVGLIKGDDKDEGPVAEQVKKSTLNPNAKEFNPTKPLLSVNKSTSTPTSPGPRTHSTPSIPVLTAGQSGLYSPQYISYIPQIHMGPAVQAPQMYPYPVSNSVPGQQGKYRGAKGSLPPQRSDQHQPASAPPMMQAAAAAGPPLVAATPYSSYIPYTPQQFPGQPAMMQPMAHYPSQPVFAPMLQSNPRMLTSGSHPQAIVSSSTPQYPSAEQPTPQALYATVHQSYPHHATQLHAHQPQPATTPTGSQPQSQHAAPSPVQHQAGQAPHLGSGQPQQNLYHPGALTGTPPSLPPGPSAQSPQSSFPQPAAVYAIHAHQQLPHGFTNMAHVTQAHVQTGITAAPPPHPGAPHPPQVMLLHPPQSHGGPPQGAVPQSGVPALSASTPSPYPYIGHPQVCRVGRSHSRRRQGLAPGSVLCFPPSSLSCDPAAPLPTASPALSDPDCLLT; this is encoded by the exons GGGACAAAGCACAGGAAAGGGACCCCCACCGTCACCG GTGTTCGAGGGTGTCTACAACAATTCCAGAATGCTGCATTTTCTTACAGCTGTTGTG GGCTCCACTTGTGATGTAAAGGTGAAGAATGGTACCATATATGAAGGTATCTTCAAGACTCTGAGCTCAAAG TTTGAACTAGCAGTAGACGCTGTACACCGGAAAGCATCTGAGCCAGCAGGTGGCCCTCGTCGGGAAGACATTGTAGACACAATGGTGTTTAAGCCAAGCGATGTCATGCTTGTCCACTTCCGGAATGTTGACTTCAATTATGCTACTAAAG ACAAGTTCACTGATTCAGCTATTGCCATGAACTCAAAGGTGAATGGGGAGCACAAAGAGAAGGTGCTTCAGCGCTGGGAAGGGGGCGACAGCAACAGCGATGACTATGACCTCGAGTCTGACATG TCCAACGGATGGGACCCCAATGAAATGTTCAAGTTCAACGAGGAGAACTATGGTGTGAAGACCACCTATGATAGCAGTCTTTCTTCTTACAC GGTACCCTTGGAGAAGGACAACTCGGAAGAGTTTCGTCAGCGGGAGCTGCGTGCAGCCCAATTGGCTCGAGAGATTGAATCAAGCCCCCAGTACCGCCTGCGGATCGCCATGGAGAACGATGATGGACGCACTGAAGAGGAGAAGCATAGTGCAGTCCAGCGGCAGGGTTCAGGACGAGAGAGCCCCAGCCTGGCATCTAG GGAGGGAAAATATATCCCTCTACCCCAACGAGTTCGGGAAGGTCCTCGGGGAGGAGTTCGATGCAGTAGTTCCCGGGGTGGCCGGCCTGGCCTTAGCTCTCTGCCGCCTCGTGGCCCTCACCACCTTGACAGTAGCAGTCCTGGCCCAGGTTCTGAGACACGTGGTATCAATGGAG gcccTTCCCGCATGTCCCCTAAGGCACAGCGGCCTCTGAGAGGTGGTGCCAAGACTCTGTCTTCACCCAGCAGTAGGCCTTCTGGAGAAGCTTCTGTTCCACCTCCTCCTGCAG CTTTCCCTTTTCTTGCAGTGGGCCGGATGTACCCCCCGCGCTCTCCCAAGTCGGCTGCCCCTGCCCCAATCTCAGCTTCCTGTCCTGAGCCCCCCGTCGTCGGCTCAGCAGTACCGACCTCTTCAGCTTCCATCCCTGTGACGTCATCGGTTGTGGATCCTGGGGTAGGCTCCATTTCCCCAGCTTCTCCAAAGATCTCATTGGCCCCCACAGATG TAAAAGAACTTCCAGCCAAGGAACCTGGGAGAACTCTGGAGTCCCAGGAGCTGTCCCGGATAGCTGGGAAAG TCCCTGGCCTTCAGAATGAACAGAAACGCTTTCAACTGGAAGAGCTGAGAAAGTTTGGGGCCCAATTTAAG CTGCAGTCCAGTAGCTCCCCTGAGACCAGCCTGGATCCTTTTCCTCCCCGGATCTTAAAGGAGGATgccaaagggaaagagaaggaggttGATGGTCTGTTGACTTCAGAGCCAGTGGGGTCCCCGGTCTCCTCCAAGACGGAGTCTGTATCGGATAAAGAGGACAAGCCGCCCCTGCCACCAGCAGGAGGCACTGAGGGGCCAGAGCAGCCCCCGCCACCTTGCCCAAGCCAAACTGGCAGCCCCCCAGTGGGCCTCATCAAGGGAGACGACAAGGATGAGGGCCCGGTTGCTGA ACAAGTGAAGAAATCAACACTGAACCCCAACGCCAAGGAGTTCAATCCCACAAAGCCTCTGCTGTCTGTG AATAAATCAACCAGTACCCCAACTTCTCCGGGGCCCCGAACTCATTCAACTCCCTCTATCCCGGTGCTGACAGCAGGCCAGAGTGGGCTCTATAGCCCCCAGTACATTTCTTACATACCTCAGATCCATATGGGACCAGCTGTTCAG GCACCTCAGATGTATCCATATCCTGTATCCAACTCTGTGCCTGGACAGCAGGGCAAGTACCGGGGAGCAAAAG gctccctgcccccccagcGCTCGGACCAACACCAGCCAGCCTCAGCCCCTCCGATGATGCAGGCCGCCGCTGCTGCTGGCCCACCTCTGGTGGCTGCCACACCTTACTCTTCCTACATCCCTTACACCCCGCAGCAGTTCCCAGGCCAGCCTGCCATGATGCAGCCCATGGCCCACTACCCTTCGCAG CCGGTGTTTGCCCCCATGCTTCAAAGCAACCCACGCATGCTGACTTCGGGGAGCCATCCCCAGGCCATTGTGTCGTCCTCCACTCCTCAGTACCCTTCTGCAGAGCAGCCCACCCCCCAAGCCCTCTATG CCACTGTTCACCAGTCCTATCCACACCATGCCACGCAGCTCCATGCCCACCAGCCGCAGCCGGCCACCACGCCTACTGGGAGCCAGCCGCAGTCCCAGCATGCGGCCCCCAGTCCCGTCCAG CACCAGGCGGGGCAGGCCCCACACCTGGGCAGTGGACAGCCACAGCAGAATCTgtaccacccaggggccctgacaGGCACGCCGCCTTCTCTGCCACCGGGACCTTCTGCCCAGTCCCCTCAGAGCAGCTTCCCCCAACCAGCCGCTGTGTATGCCATCCATGCCCACCAGCAGCTGCCCCACGGCTTCACCAACATGGCCCATGTTACCCAG GCCCATGTCCAAACTGGAATCacagcagccccgccccctcaccctggggctccccacccgccccaggtgatgctgctgcacCCACCCCAGAGCCATGGGGGCCCCCCCCAAGGCGCGGTGCCCCAGAGTGGGGTGCCTGCACTCTCAGCTTCCACACCCTCACCCTATCCCTACATCGGACACCCCCAAG TATGTAGGGTGGGCAGAAGCCACAGTCGCCGCCGCCAGGGGCTTGCTCCTGGCTCTGTCCTTTGCTTCCCTCCGTCCTCGCTCAGTTGTGATccagcagcccccctccccactgcctccccAGCTCTCAGTGACCCCGACTGTCTCCTGACTTAG
- the ATXN2L gene encoding ataxin-2-like protein isoform X2 — protein sequence MLKPQPPQQTSQPQQPPPTQQAVARRPPGGTSPPNGGLPGPLASASAPPGPPAAASPCLGPAAAAGSGLRRGAEGILAPQPPPPQQQHQERPGAAAIGSARGQSTGKGPPPSPVFEGVYNNSRMLHFLTAVVGSTCDVKVKNGTIYEGIFKTLSSKFELAVDAVHRKASEPAGGPRREDIVDTMVFKPSDVMLVHFRNVDFNYATKDKFTDSAIAMNSKVNGEHKEKVLQRWEGGDSNSDDYDLESDMSNGWDPNEMFKFNEENYGVKTTYDSSLSSYTVPLEKDNSEEFRQRELRAAQLAREIESSPQYRLRIAMENDDGRTEEEKHSAVQRQGSGRESPSLASREGKYIPLPQRVREGPRGGVRCSSSRGGRPGLSSLPPRGPHHLDSSSPGPGSETRGINGGPSRMSPKAQRPLRGGAKTLSSPSSRPSGEASVPPPPAVGRMYPPRSPKSAAPAPISASCPEPPVVGSAVPTSSASIPVTSSVVDPGVGSISPASPKISLAPTDVKELPAKEPGRTLESQELSRIAGKVPGLQNEQKRFQLEELRKFGAQFKLQSSSSPETSLDPFPPRILKEDAKGKEKEVDGLLTSEPVGSPVSSKTESVSDKEDKPPLPPAGGTEGPEQPPPPCPSQTGSPPVGLIKGDDKDEGPVAEQVKKSTLNPNAKEFNPTKPLLSVNKSTSTPTSPGPRTHSTPSIPVLTAGQSGLYSPQYISYIPQIHMGPAVQAPQMYPYPVSNSVPGQQGKYRGAKGSLPPQRSDQHQPASAPPMMQAAAAAGPPLVAATPYSSYIPYTPQQFPGQPAMMQPMAHYPSQPVFAPMLQSNPRMLTSGSHPQAIVSSSTPQYPSAEQPTPQALYATVHQSYPHHATQLHAHQPQPATTPTGSQPQSQHAAPSPVQHQAGQAPHLGSGQPQQNLYHPGALTGTPPSLPPGPSAQSPQSSFPQPAAVYAIHAHQQLPHGFTNMAHVTQAHVQTGITAAPPPHPGAPHPPQVMLLHPPQSHGGPPQGAVPQSGVPALSASTPSPYPYIGHPQGEQPGQAPGFPGGADDRILCRVGRSHSRRRQGLAPGSVLCFPPSSLSCDPAAPLPTASPALSDPDCLLT from the exons GGGACAAAGCACAGGAAAGGGACCCCCACCGTCACCG GTGTTCGAGGGTGTCTACAACAATTCCAGAATGCTGCATTTTCTTACAGCTGTTGTG GGCTCCACTTGTGATGTAAAGGTGAAGAATGGTACCATATATGAAGGTATCTTCAAGACTCTGAGCTCAAAG TTTGAACTAGCAGTAGACGCTGTACACCGGAAAGCATCTGAGCCAGCAGGTGGCCCTCGTCGGGAAGACATTGTAGACACAATGGTGTTTAAGCCAAGCGATGTCATGCTTGTCCACTTCCGGAATGTTGACTTCAATTATGCTACTAAAG ACAAGTTCACTGATTCAGCTATTGCCATGAACTCAAAGGTGAATGGGGAGCACAAAGAGAAGGTGCTTCAGCGCTGGGAAGGGGGCGACAGCAACAGCGATGACTATGACCTCGAGTCTGACATG TCCAACGGATGGGACCCCAATGAAATGTTCAAGTTCAACGAGGAGAACTATGGTGTGAAGACCACCTATGATAGCAGTCTTTCTTCTTACAC GGTACCCTTGGAGAAGGACAACTCGGAAGAGTTTCGTCAGCGGGAGCTGCGTGCAGCCCAATTGGCTCGAGAGATTGAATCAAGCCCCCAGTACCGCCTGCGGATCGCCATGGAGAACGATGATGGACGCACTGAAGAGGAGAAGCATAGTGCAGTCCAGCGGCAGGGTTCAGGACGAGAGAGCCCCAGCCTGGCATCTAG GGAGGGAAAATATATCCCTCTACCCCAACGAGTTCGGGAAGGTCCTCGGGGAGGAGTTCGATGCAGTAGTTCCCGGGGTGGCCGGCCTGGCCTTAGCTCTCTGCCGCCTCGTGGCCCTCACCACCTTGACAGTAGCAGTCCTGGCCCAGGTTCTGAGACACGTGGTATCAATGGAG gcccTTCCCGCATGTCCCCTAAGGCACAGCGGCCTCTGAGAGGTGGTGCCAAGACTCTGTCTTCACCCAGCAGTAGGCCTTCTGGAGAAGCTTCTGTTCCACCTCCTCCTGCAG TGGGCCGGATGTACCCCCCGCGCTCTCCCAAGTCGGCTGCCCCTGCCCCAATCTCAGCTTCCTGTCCTGAGCCCCCCGTCGTCGGCTCAGCAGTACCGACCTCTTCAGCTTCCATCCCTGTGACGTCATCGGTTGTGGATCCTGGGGTAGGCTCCATTTCCCCAGCTTCTCCAAAGATCTCATTGGCCCCCACAGATG TAAAAGAACTTCCAGCCAAGGAACCTGGGAGAACTCTGGAGTCCCAGGAGCTGTCCCGGATAGCTGGGAAAG TCCCTGGCCTTCAGAATGAACAGAAACGCTTTCAACTGGAAGAGCTGAGAAAGTTTGGGGCCCAATTTAAG CTGCAGTCCAGTAGCTCCCCTGAGACCAGCCTGGATCCTTTTCCTCCCCGGATCTTAAAGGAGGATgccaaagggaaagagaaggaggttGATGGTCTGTTGACTTCAGAGCCAGTGGGGTCCCCGGTCTCCTCCAAGACGGAGTCTGTATCGGATAAAGAGGACAAGCCGCCCCTGCCACCAGCAGGAGGCACTGAGGGGCCAGAGCAGCCCCCGCCACCTTGCCCAAGCCAAACTGGCAGCCCCCCAGTGGGCCTCATCAAGGGAGACGACAAGGATGAGGGCCCGGTTGCTGA ACAAGTGAAGAAATCAACACTGAACCCCAACGCCAAGGAGTTCAATCCCACAAAGCCTCTGCTGTCTGTG AATAAATCAACCAGTACCCCAACTTCTCCGGGGCCCCGAACTCATTCAACTCCCTCTATCCCGGTGCTGACAGCAGGCCAGAGTGGGCTCTATAGCCCCCAGTACATTTCTTACATACCTCAGATCCATATGGGACCAGCTGTTCAG GCACCTCAGATGTATCCATATCCTGTATCCAACTCTGTGCCTGGACAGCAGGGCAAGTACCGGGGAGCAAAAG gctccctgcccccccagcGCTCGGACCAACACCAGCCAGCCTCAGCCCCTCCGATGATGCAGGCCGCCGCTGCTGCTGGCCCACCTCTGGTGGCTGCCACACCTTACTCTTCCTACATCCCTTACACCCCGCAGCAGTTCCCAGGCCAGCCTGCCATGATGCAGCCCATGGCCCACTACCCTTCGCAG CCGGTGTTTGCCCCCATGCTTCAAAGCAACCCACGCATGCTGACTTCGGGGAGCCATCCCCAGGCCATTGTGTCGTCCTCCACTCCTCAGTACCCTTCTGCAGAGCAGCCCACCCCCCAAGCCCTCTATG CCACTGTTCACCAGTCCTATCCACACCATGCCACGCAGCTCCATGCCCACCAGCCGCAGCCGGCCACCACGCCTACTGGGAGCCAGCCGCAGTCCCAGCATGCGGCCCCCAGTCCCGTCCAG CACCAGGCGGGGCAGGCCCCACACCTGGGCAGTGGACAGCCACAGCAGAATCTgtaccacccaggggccctgacaGGCACGCCGCCTTCTCTGCCACCGGGACCTTCTGCCCAGTCCCCTCAGAGCAGCTTCCCCCAACCAGCCGCTGTGTATGCCATCCATGCCCACCAGCAGCTGCCCCACGGCTTCACCAACATGGCCCATGTTACCCAG GCCCATGTCCAAACTGGAATCacagcagccccgccccctcaccctggggctccccacccgccccaggtgatgctgctgcacCCACCCCAGAGCCATGGGGGCCCCCCCCAAGGCGCGGTGCCCCAGAGTGGGGTGCCTGCACTCTCAGCTTCCACACCCTCACCCTATCCCTACATCGGACACCCCCAAGGTGAGCAGCCTGGCCAGGCGCCTGGATTTCCAGGAGGAGCCGATGACAGGATTC TATGTAGGGTGGGCAGAAGCCACAGTCGCCGCCGCCAGGGGCTTGCTCCTGGCTCTGTCCTTTGCTTCCCTCCGTCCTCGCTCAGTTGTGATccagcagcccccctccccactgcctccccAGCTCTCAGTGACCCCGACTGTCTCCTGACTTAG